The following proteins are encoded in a genomic region of Cryptomeria japonica chromosome 11, Sugi_1.0, whole genome shotgun sequence:
- the LOC131860124 gene encoding receptor-like protein 7, whose amino-acid sequence MIPPFFCLLNRLTFLNLAANSFNGSIPSCLGNLSSLTHLDLSYNQLSGSIPTSLGSLSLLSYLHLYNNQLTGNIPDSLGNLYLLRELLIYNNQLSGTIPSSFARLSSLTYLHGNGNRFNETISSSSLPPSLLELSLSLNYYQSISESVFHKLTNLYYLYLSNCVLNISTTWIPSFQLAVLRLVSCMIDGEFPPWISTQFSLEILELTNASLVGAFPSWLGETSPSLRSLNLSGNHLEGSLFSNTSTGMELYELDVSRNRLSGQIPSMWFSSMQILLLNDNLFTGNIPSNLGILSYLELLNLANNKVTGVIPTSLSNCSSLAVLNLGNNSLEGSLPHELSKLSHLYSLVVRSNNLNGSFPPSIVNCSNLLVLDIGDNLIGGKIPTSITNLSSLSVLVMKENHFTGNIPFEIGLLKQLQILLLSSNHISGSIPHTIVSLQAMAIESQDGFEVSTLSFSDGNLYHDGLDMTLKGTNQHYPYILSTLTSIDLSNNELEGQVASNLGNLKGLRLLNLSIKN is encoded by the coding sequence ATGATTCCCCCTTTTTTTTGTTTGCTAAACCGCCTTACATTCCTTAATCTTGCGGCCAATAGCTTCAATGGAAGCATACCTTCCTGCCTTGGCAATCTGTCTTCTTTAACTCACCTTGATCTTAGTTACAACCAACTTAGTGGAAGCATACCCACTTCTCTTGGAAGTCTTTCTTTGTTGAGTTATTTACATCTTTATAACAATCAACTGACTGGTAACATTCCAGATTCTTTGGGCAATCTATATTTACTCCGGGAGTTGTTGATTTACAATAACCAACTAAGTGGGACCATTCCCTCTTCATTTGCTCGGCTTTCCTCCCTCACTTACTTGCATGGTAATGGCAATCGTTTCAATGAAACCATCTCTTCTTCCTCACTTCCACCTTCTTTACTTGAACTATCCTTGTCACTAAACTATTACCAGTCTATTTCAGAATCTGTCTTTCACAAGCTAACAAATCTATATTATTTGTATTTATCCAATTGTGTTCTAAATATTAGCACAACGTGGATTCCATCCTTTCAATTAGCTGTGTTACGTTTAGTGTCATGTATGATTGATGGTGAATTTCCACCTTGGATTTCAACACAATTCTCACTTGAGATTTTAGAATTAACTAACGCCAGTCTTGTGGGCGCATTTCCCTCTTGGCTAGGGGAAACTAGTCCTTCGTTGCGTTCTCTAAATCTTTCAGGAAATCATCTAGAAGGAAGCCTGTTCTCAAATACTTCAACGGGGATGGAATTATATGAGTTAGATGTGTCTAGAAATAGATTGAGTGGGCAGATCCCATCAATGTGGTTTTCTTCTATGCAAATATTGCTGCTCAATGACAATTTGTTCACTGGCAATATTCCTTCAAACCTAGGCATATTATCTTACCTTGAGCTATTGAATCTTGCAAACAACAAGGTAACGGGAGTGATCCCTACAAGCCTGTCCAATTGCTCTTCCCTCGCTGTCCTAAATTTGGGAAATAACAGTTTGGAGGGAAGCTTACCACATGAGTTGAGTAAGCTAAGTCATTTATATTCATTAGTTGTTCGTAGTAATAACTTGAATGGATCATTTCCTCCGTCGATAGTAAATTGCTCAAATCTGCTGGTTCTTGATATTGGGGACAATTTAATTGGAGGTAAAATACCAACATCAATTACAAATCTTTCTAGTCTAAGCGTATTGGTGATGAAGGAGAACCATTTTACAGGCAATATTCCATTTGAGATAGGCCTACTAAAACAACTTCAAATATTGCTCCTTTCTTCCAATCACATCTCAGGTTCAATTCCACACACAATTGTATCATTGCAAGCAATGGCAATAGAAAGCCAAGATGGTTTTGAAGTGTCCACTTTGTCTTTTTCTGATGGGAATTTATATCATGATGGATTGGATATGACATTAAAAGGCACAAATCAACACTACCCATATATTCTTTCCACTCTCACATCCATAGATCTCTCAAACAATGAATTGGAGGGACAAGTTGCTTCTAATCTTGGGAACTTGAAGGGCTTGAGGCTTTTGAACCTTTCAATAAAAAATTGA
- the LOC131071088 gene encoding putative pentatricopeptide repeat-containing protein At3g23330 — MPHRNVDSLTVMIAGYAQNGFVQKALETFKQMQLAGVKPDSTTFSSLFPTCAKMGGLEQGMNVHQDLIERRFWADVSVANTLMDMYAKCGRIHKSSEIFGKILKRDLVSWNSRLAGYAQNGFVEKVIETFNQMLLADIMPDFTTCARILPACAKMEALELGMNLHQSTIKSGFLSDVVTANALIDMYAKCGSKLKAREVLNRLP, encoded by the coding sequence atgcctcATAGAAATGTAGACTCATTGACTgtgatgattgcaggatatgcacaaaatggatttgttcaaAAGGCCTTggaaacttttaagcaaatgcagctggcaggtgtaaagccagactCCACAACCTTTTCCAGCCTCTTCccaacctgtgccaaaatgggaggtTTAGAACAGGGTATGAACGTCCATCAAGACTTAATTGAAAGAAGATTCTGGGCAGATGTCTCAGTTGCCAACACCCTGATGGACATGTATGCTAAATGTGGAAGGATACACAAGTCATCTGAAATATTTGGCAAAATACTTAAAAGGGACTTGGTCTCATGGAATTCAAGgcttgcaggatatgcacaaaatgggtttgttgaaaagGTTATAGAAACCTTTAATCAAATGCTATTGGCGGATATAATGCCAGACTTCACAACCTGTGCCAGGATCCTACCAGCCTGTGCAAAAATGGAAGCTTTAGAACTGGGTATGAACCTCCATCAAAGCACAATCAAAAGTGGATTTCTGTCAGACGTCGTAACTGcaaatgccttgatagacatgtatgcaaaatgtggaagtaaaCTCAAAGCACGTGAAGTGCTTAACAGACTGCCTTAA